The DNA segment CAGGTAAACTCTGCCGGTGCACATTTGCTGGTAAGGTCGCATCGTACCTCGAAGCAAGGCCACCCGAGCTGAGCACAAGCACGGTGGGGGGTGACGCTGTTTCTGAAAACAGTTCAACAGTTGAAAAGACATTCCTGAAAAGACATTGAAAAGACGAACAAAGAGACTGCGATGCGGCAACCAGAAAGAAGAAGGAGCAATTCGAATCCTCTTCCTCgatgattttttgttataatattTCCAAACTttgtagcggaatttggggcaagtgtgccatacggggcaagtgtgccatacggggcaagagtgccaccaagcattttccTTAACAACTTTAGTTTagtgatcaattgtgtatacagttggttgctttccaatgactaggtatactgagccgaatttcatataaatcaatcgatatttctcattgttttgaacttatttatattgagtttcaaaattgagcagaatattataattttttaatccaaccaaataagctctcaaaaatcatgcgaacaatcaaccgagaaaatttttacaccaccgtatagctgagaaaacgttaaattttttgtggggttagttgaaaaaaacttttttttgtcactgaaaaattcaatttcaaaaaagttacaacttttggggcaagtgtgccatctctgtttgggggcaagtgtgccaccatctttcataggcgcgagctgtcaaaaatgtaaacattgttgtagcgtgctgcggaatgctgcgctattgtgagcggattccacgccagaaaaacagaacagtaacaaaccatattgtggtacagttggtggtcaaaaagggttcattggtgactaaatacatgtaggaatacatacactagtggtacaaacgtaataatttccaattatctaagaaatacggttattttaaccaggtggccgtcttgccccatacgagtggcactcttgccccatagcccaaaaaaacaacgtctttttggaccctttttaaaacgcttcaaaaactgttttatttccacttttttcaagcgaaactcatttataagtgaggaaatagatgtaaaatgattatgagatttaaatcggcttttgaaaaacacgttttagtgagttataacttgaaatgcttaaggtggcacacttgccccaagttccgctaAATTGTCTCTTCCATTTTAAATCCTTTCGCGATCAGTTAAAAAAGGAGTCATAAGCAACCACGTGCGTGCGAAATTTGAAATATCCCGGCGCCGGGAATCGCGCCCGCAGGATAAAATCCGTTAAACTACCAGGGCAGCATGATCGATAGGAGGATCAACACACCCGTTGTGGCGCTATCGCCAACTCGCCGCCATCCTGTCGCCATTGCTTAAGGCGGCGCTACTTGCACTAATGGCGGCGTGAAACAATAGCATCGGCAGTTAGTACACCTCCTTCGAGTACAGTATGGCGAGCGATGCGGGGAACGCTGCTGATTGGTTGCCGTGTGTTTGCCATGGTAACGGCGGTGTACGTTTGCTGCACGGATGCTCCACGCTGCAAGCGATCCTTCGATCCTGTTACCAAAACATCGATTTTGGTTATCAATTTGCATCGCCGACTCGACGAaacgagtgagagagagagagagagcgcgcgcaaGCGAAATCAATCAAAGCGGCTGCAGCCGCCTACTCTCTCCCTCGCATGTCATCGATCGTCGTTGTCGCTAAACACGCggccgcaacaaaaaaaaatcagcaaacGAGCGATGTAATGATAATTGCATCAATAAACAATTATGAATGTGATTAACTGTTTCGGGGCAGGCTGCGATAGAGGCGATCAAATTGAAGCCTAAtatggtgtatgtgtgtgtgagcgagggTTATGTTGCCTGTTAAAGCCATTGATAGCCACCGAGCTACCACCGAGCACGTGCCCCCATCGCTTTGCCCGcgcgatcatcatcattagcGATCATTAGGTGGTGAGAAATtagttatttttctttcccttttgttGCGCCATTCGTTTCTTTGGCAGTAAAGCGTCCTCATGCTATGCTATGTTTATGTGGCTATAAAATGATTATTCGCATggaattttgctttaaaaacaataattatacattgaatttgatttaaagGTAGTGAAGATTCGCAAACTTGCACGTTGTCCTTTCTTGTTCGAGTAGTCTGGTtgtctgtttttatttcgcaCATTACACATACAATTGTAACATAACAGTGACTTGGTCCTGCATAAATTAGTGATATTCCCTGTTCTCTTCCTACTTATTTACAAGCTCGCCCATCACGGTGCGCATCTACTACTATTACtgctactattactactactcgCGCGTATTTAAGGACGATCGCAGCATTTCGTACGCCGACTTGGATGCTTCGGTTCTGGAATGaagaacagaagaaaaaaaaagagaagcagCTCGTTAATGCTCACCCACAAGCGTTCACGCCAATCCGGCCAGCGGACCGCACTTACCGGAGCGAAAGGATAGGCCGTAGCGCATTGCGAATGTTTTGATAAACGAGCGGATTGAGCTGctcttgctgctgcagcagctcgccGAGCGAACGGTCGCCAGTGTTCGAGCCCGAGCGTTCCGTGGTCCTTCGACACGGTAGGCCGTGGGCGGCCGCAAACTGTTCGAACGTTTTCTCGCGCAAAAACAACAGCGGCCGAATGATGCGCACCGCTCCTTCCGGGTGCGATTTCGACACATCCTCCGAGCGCTGCACCGCCGGCAGCGCACACAGCTCACCCCGGTGGAGCAGCGAGGTGAGGAACCGATCGGCCAGCTTGTCGAGTGTGCTGGCCATAGCGAGCACGTTGTACTGCCGGTGGCGAGCGTGGTGCATCAGCTGATCGGTAAGTGATTCGTGTGAAGCTGCGAatgatgagtgtgtgtgtgtgtgtgtgaacgtggtgtgaaaaaaaaggcaaatgatCATTACACACTGGTGCACACGGTGTAGATCACACGAAGATCGGCACCTACCTAGCGGCTCATAAAAGTACGGCACATCGAGCTCCTTCAGGTACAACATTAGCGCGCGCGGATCCACTCCACTGTCCGCGCTGCCAACGGTGACGGCGGCCAGCTGCACCTTCAGCCGGCGGGTTTGACAAAACTGACGCAACAGATGCAGCAGGCAGAGGGTGGAGCTACTGCCCGACAGGCACACCAGGACGCGATCGCCCTCCTGCAGCATTCGATACTCGTCCAGTGCCTGAACGGGGGAGAGGAAGTAGGTTCAAGAAACGACCAGAATTACATGCCGGTAGTGTGAAACGGTTGCAGTGGAATGGTATCGGTCAACACATCAGCTGCAGTCCGTTTGCAGTAGTGACCTGAGCGAAACACTCACAGGCGCGGTTTTGCGCGGTTTACTGTACGATGGAGCGGTTAATGagcggtgttgttgttgttgttgttgttgtgagtgGTCAGCCAGTCTCGTCTGTCGATCCAATTAGCATACCAACGTcctttgcatgtgtgtgtgtgtttagtgagaaggaaatgtatttCTCAAGGATGCAGATTACGCACAGCGCAGCGGGGTAGCAGCAGGGTGGGTACTGGTGTTGTGGAGACTATCTACTAATAGCTTGCGAGTTGAATGAATGTTAGTAAACAAGACAGCGAACATACCGGAGCTTGTGGAGAGAAGTTAATCATAAGCATTTTCTTGCATTTTGAATATAAAATTTCGTTTTAACAAATTCACattcaaaattaaatctcTTAATAAAAAGTTGCTAAAGGGTcctaattgtaaaaaaaataattatcattTGGATTCATAATTTACTaatgcgataaaaaaaaactgattgtAAATTTTAGATTTACTATCCCTGATTCATAAGCGATAGTAGCGCCAAAGCTGCACTGCAGCGGTCAAACTGAAAAGCTCCACTGTGTATCCAATGCACAGCAGCGCCATCTATATGTCAGATCGATAAGCGAACATTTTAAACGCGGATTCGTTAGAATAGTGCAATTCCTTCCACAACTAACTTAATTTCTTGTGGAtgttgctcgttttttttctcttcttcttcaaaGATAAAATGTAAGTAAATCGATCCTCATTCAATCCGATTGGATGTGAATCCGCTTACCATTTCCGCAAGCGATGAATGCCACTGTGGTGACTGAAACGAAATTCCGTCGCCCTGTTCGCCTACACAGCAgttagaatttaaaaatacacattaaaaataaaccttCACAGCCGCATTACAACATTACTTTGCTACTGTATGCACCCAAACGTACTACGCACGCTTCACTAATGTCAGCTACATTTCGGTTacaggaaaatggaaaaaaatggttAACGATTAGATCAAACGCATCATGATCGAATTAACTTGTTGtgaaatatatatttatctctctctctctctctctacctctctAACGTTATATTCACTTTCTGCTAtatttatatgtatatatcACACCATCACATGCCATGTTCCGACAAGTATGGTAATGATTTGTAAGAATAGTAAAGATACATTTTCTCTCCTCTCCAGCCCTACCCTAATGAACAATCCCCTTTCCCTCATTCCTGTTTCCTTCACACGCTAATGACTGTTACAAAGCTACAAGTTACAGCAAACATACATCACTACAAGTATTACACACTCTTTCACAGCGGCTTACCAAGCAGCACTTTTGTTGCACAAAACCATTGCGATCGGTAAATGTATGCACACATACTTTAGTTACACATTGGAAGGGTTTCATCCAAACCTACACAAAAGCTTCGCGCAGATTGCGCAGCAGTAGCGATAACGCCTAGACACAGTAAATACAACAAATAGGACAGGGTAGACAGGGTAAGGATGTTTCGCGTATTGCGCAcgcagaaaaaaaagcagctaCAAAATCTCCTTTCCGGATCTCATCTCTCCTCCAGCAGCGACTTTAAAATATGGTACAGATATGCATTAAAGTTCCGCTCCACAGCTCCATTCATTAAACGCTTGTTTGCGACACTCTCCCCCCTTCAAAACGCACACGAAAGTTACACACATGTGttcttttcttcctctctctctctctctctcgctctcactcgcACTCTGCAAAGCATCTCCCGCCGCTACTGTTCATCTCATCTCAGGAGGCgttcttcatcttttttttttatattttaaacaacTCGGTGAACTTCAAGAACAGCTGTTGCACGCATGCGGCACACGTTCGTAcgcaacaataaaaacagatAAGAGAAAGAAACGGaagtatattaaaaaaagagtTGATATCACCTTCGCAGGGAGTGGGAGGCGAACCAAAAACGAACGCAAGAACgtaacaacaacataaaaaaaacattgaatcaaaaacagtaacacataaaagaagaaaaaacattcttgttgcaacaacaataaaaaaaaaaacatagtaaAAATGACGCAAAAGACAATAAACACGATAACAGAAAACACAGAAACCTCGAAGCTACCCGGAGCGTTCAATGGTAAATGGTGGATAAAATCGTAACAAATGAATCGTGTTTACACGCTATTCGCGCATCTGTGTGCGCACCCGTGGGCTCTCCCGGTTGCTCGCAATATGCGCTGCAGCAAATTGTGAATTgagggtttgtgtttttttgataTAAAAACTATGACTATCAATCGCCGTTCTTCGAATCACACGAACTTTCCTTTCGAATCttattctctctttctatatatatatctctctctctgttgatTCTCTCCAAATAGTAAAAGTAAGGTGTTGTTAGTAATGATCGCTTAAAATAGTATCATGAATTAGTAATGCTTTCCCGCTACTTGGTACAGCCTGCAGCCTGTGCTTGATCTCCTCTCCAGTATGTCTCTTCTGCTAGTGTGCCATTTCTAGTACGTGGTTAGTTAGCTAGTAGCTGCGAGATCCCTTTCTGCAAACACAACTGTTCCCCCAAATGCACACGAAATGCAACCGATTTCAAGCACCgtttgcagttttttgttatgctttatCTGCGTACTCTGTCCGACCAAACCCGTTTGCGTTTGGCGTCGCTATTTGAGCGCATCCTGCACGCCAgtgtgtgtagtagtggtggtgagTGTGTTACTGGTGTACCGTAATAACGAGTGTAATTAGTTTGCCATACTACACGAGCGCCccgcagtagtagtagtagtagtagtagtagtacaagCCAAGCAGAAGTAATGGGAGTAGCATCATTCATCAGCAtgcacaccacacaaaaaaccgcGTGCGGGTAAGTAAGTGTAGAGCAGCGCGAAGGTGGAGCGCCGCTCCGCAAGGGTAAGTATCGCGTGTTAAAGCACAAAATTAATCGTTAACCTCGGCTGCCTGCTTCCAGACTTCCTTCGGCATCTGGTGCCACTGGACGCCACCGGTCGTCCCAGGCGTCACGTGCCCGACGACGGTCTCCCCCGAAGGTGTACGGTTGAGGACGTGCTGCTGGCGGGTTAGGGGACTTTTGCCCGTAGTAGCATCGGCCGGACCGGGCGGATGTCGATCGTTTGGACTGGCCGTGTCCGTATTGGGAGAGGTTTCAACGATCGATCCACCGGACGGTTCCGATATGAGCCGTCGCGGTGGAATTGCTGGCTTGTGTGTCGTGTTGTCCACATCGGCGGAGACGGTGCGTATTCTGGGTgaggatgagagagagagagagagagaacagaaAAAAGCAATTGATTTAGTTGAAAAGAATTAATTTCTGATACATTTTGTTCCATTACTAGCTGataaagaaacacacacactaacccATTTATGATATTATTCCCTCATCGAAAGCACTGCATGAAAACACATGGGACacaacacaatcacacacatgTCACCAAAATGGACATGAATCGCAAATTGCTTGCCGTCCTACCCATCTTCAAGCCCACCCGGTTTGCCGTAGTAAACCTTACCTACTGTCGTGGCCAACCGTCCGGCCCGTCGCCCGTACCCGTCCCCCGGCACTATCGTCCGGCGCGTCGCAAAAGTTCATATTGATGCCGGAGTCCTGCGACGACATGGTGGACCGTGGATCGAAACTCTTGCAGGCGGCGATCGGTCCGGCCGCACCGTGCAACGGTCCCATCATGTAGTCCGGGCTGGCGGCCGAACTGGGCCGCGGGAACGATTCCGACCGGTGCTTGCTGTTGTCGTGGTCGGCCGACCGGGGCCGATGGAGTTTGGCGTCCGGCGTAATATCGCTGTACCGTTGTTTGATCAAGCTAATGGTAGATGGATGGTTGTGTGTTGGGGTCACCATCACAAAGCGAGGAGAAAGTTGATGGTGGGTACGggggttgatgatgatgatgatgatgatgggtgcgtgtgtttaaaaattgcaatcatgatggatggatggatggatggacgaGATGGGATTACAGTGACAGTGAAGGACAAGCGACGGTGCGTCCGTTGTTACCGGTGGACAATGCACGCGCACACATTTACGGTATggggaagaaagagaaacagagagagagagagagaaaaagagacaaaaaaagagagagagaacgaggaAGCACCCGTTAGCGATCGGTGGTTAAACTAGCGCTCCTACGGCATTACTTTGATTCCCCCCTGCGGGAGCCTTTGGAGGCAGCTTAAAGCCGTGccggtaaacaaaacaaaaaccacaacacGGGACGGGGGATTAACAACTTAAACAAATTctataaatacaaacacacactactAGTACTAAAATAACAAATGCACTGCTCTCCCCCCCGACAGAACGACAATTACAGTTTGTGTGGTGCCGCTCCGCCGACACTGGCTGCGTTGGACGTtccacctgctgctgctgctgctgtgccacCGTTGCTGCTGCGCACTATGTCCGGGGGTGAGTTTTTGCGCGCACCGAGAAATCCTTCGGGCGAGATAATCCCATCGACCGCATTCACGACGTCCCGTATCTCGGACTTCACCTCGTTCGTCATCTCCTTGCTGAACTCGCGCAGATAGTCCACCACGTCGCTGGTGCAGATGGAATCGCGCTTGCTGTCCGCCGGTGCAGGATGGctgcaagaagaagaagaagaaaaaggcgAGACGGTTGATTGTACGATTTCCTTTCAGGGCTTTCTCCACGCTTACCTCTGCGGTCCGAGGGAGTTGAAGTTGACCAAGCTGCTCATCTCGATGCTGTCGGTGCTTTCGAGCACATCCTCCACCTTGCTAATGACCTCCCGTATCTCGGACTTGATCTCGGTGGCCAGCTCCTTCGTCATCTCCTTCACGTACGCCTGAATGTCTTCCGTGCTTTCGCTGCAGCTACTGCACACGGTAAGTAAACGAATTTAATGGCGTACAGTTATTATCCATTTGGCATTATGAAGCAAATACAGATGACATTGAAgcgacataaaaaaaaaacgatatggTTAAGCACATTGATATGGGGGAGGTACAAGAAATAAGCCACGCGGAGGATGCATGCCGAGTAGAACACGGAACGAAACACGGAGCTTTAATCATGCACAGCGAGCGAAATGTGTTAGGAGCGAGCgatcaagcgacgaacgttcTGCAAACATGCAACCAGCATGCACTGACAATCATTGAAATAATTATCCTTttataaagatttttttttcttaagcTTAAGCACTTTCTTTTCAGTGTTGAAAAATGGCGTTAAAAACCCCCCAATGGTATAACAATTCATAAATAATATATCCCGATGAAAGTAGCACAACTCAAATGATTCAAATGCATGCgtttgcaacaaacaaaacggaaagccggGAGGAGCGAGCACGGGGACAGCGGCGACAGCGGGTGatgtaagaagaaaaaaggaggaaacaatgagtaaaaaaaaacaccggaaAATGCACAAAACGGAATGTGGACACGAGCAGCACCCACACATCGGGATGCTAACCTTCCCATGAGCGAGCGCAGATTCGGAAGGCTCGGTGTCGGCGACGCTGTCCCCGGATGCGGTGGGCTATCGTTGCGCTGCGTCAGGCTAACGGCGTCCGTCTGGCTGCTGCACGAGCAGGACCGCTGTTTGGGGAGCCGACCGGACGGGGGCAGTATCGGTATCGGTGCGCTGGCACCGCCTGTCCCCATCATGGACAGGGGACGGCGTAGCTGGgggcgctgctgttgctgctgctgggacgGAGCCGCCGGCATTGACTGTTGCGTTTGGTACGATCGCGCTTGGTGATGGTGCGGTTCTAGCCCCAGGCTGGCGCGCGTATGTGGCCCCAGTGCCTGCAGCGTGGTGACCGAACTGCCATCGCTGAAGTCATGGGTATCGGTGCTCTGTGCTTCGCTTACGTCCACATCCCGTGCAGTAAGGCCGGTGCCGCCGATGTGTGTACGATAGCTGGCGGCTCCCCAGCTGTGACATCTGCGCGATGCATTCCAGacgggcaggcaggcaggcaggcaggtcGATTTGAAGAGTGTAACGGAAAAAGTGCATCTATTATATATGTATTCCCATCGAGAGTATCCGCGAGCGGGGTGACGATGGGAAGGTATcataagggggggggggggggaaggatgATGGAGAGAGCAAAAGGCTTTCATTCTTTAGGGAACCGTTATCGACTAGCTCGGaatgaagggggggggggaggggtgagAAATGTATTCGAGTTGATGCGCCAGAACGCGTGCAATTCACGTGCGCCAAGAGAACGCACAGCAACAGGATTAATTGCGCAGCGACATTCGCGAGGCCGAACTGTTCTTGCACATTTGCTTGTATTAGTCACGGCAACAACACGCATGCTCAGGTTTTGCGCGCCACGATCTACGACACTCGGCTCAGCATCACGAGCTCGTGAAGATCGAGAGCATCGCTACGTGAACTCACCTGTTTCGGCTCACGTTCATGTCACGCCCAATTGGTCCACCGGGACCGACGGTGATACCGGCGGCGGAAGTGCTGCTCACGTGCCCGGATGCCAACGAGGTGACGTTCAGCATGGGCGTCACCTCACCGCCGACCGAGAATCTTACCATCGGCGGCGACGAGGTCGGTGTGGGGCTGTGCGATTGGTACGGGGATGAGGATGAGGAGTTCTGCCGGCGGTTCGATATCTGCAGCGGCGAGGCCGGTAAACTACGGCTCTTGAATCGCTTAATGTCCAGCGCCGACAGGCTGTGGTGTCGATGGATCAACATCAGCGACGAGTTTTCAGGTACTGGAAAAGCAAAAGCGTGACCATGAGCGTAAATTGTTTCTATTTCTGACAAGGGCAAAGCCCCACTTACTTCTGGTAGGATCGAACGGTACGCAATTTTTGACACTGTGTGAAtggcccagcagcagctcgtgaGCCTCGCCCGACAGCATGTACCAGCGTAGATGCTCCATCGCCGCGTGCGACAACTTCAGCACGATCTCATCCGTCGTGGACCGCTGGGCCATTTTGCGCGCCCGGTTGAACAGATTCCGCGCCGTCTGCAGGCAGTCGGAGTAGTTCTGCGGGAACGTGCCCGGGCCGGAGATGCGCCGATCGGAGAACAGCATTTTGCCATCGATGTAGCGGATCGCGCCCAGCCATTTGCGTTCCTTGGCCAGCGAGTTCGAGTGGTGCCGCCATTCGCCGGACCGTGCGTCCACCTCGTACTGAGGTAGCAGCTTCCACGCCTCGGTCGCGACCATCTTGAGCGCCTCCAGTATGAACGCGACCTCCGCCTCCGGCATGAAGAACGGGAAGGTGATGCGCGTGTAGCCGGGATGCAGACAGCCCGCCTTGAGCGACTCGTCGTGCAGCAGCTTCTCGTACTCCACCATCAGCTGCGGGTTGATGCCGAGCGAGTCGCTCATCATGTTGTCGGCCGTCGCCTGTATGCCGAACACATCGTTCAGCACCGCCACCACGAACCGGTGGTGCAGGAAGGCACCGCGCGGATGGCGCACCATGAAGCAGAGCGTCGTGAGCCGCTTGGCCGTGGTGCACGGTGGCCCGAGCAGCACTATCTCCGGAATGGTGCGCACGTGGGCCAGCATCTGCTTGCACGTCTTCTCCATCCGGCCCATGATCGCCTGCGATCCGAGCGACTCCTTCAGCTGCAGCACGAGCCCGGCCCGGACGGCACCGACGACCCCGACCGAGTCGGTCATAAAGGAGGTACTGTGTTCGATTAGTCTACGCTTAATGACTAGTACGCCCGGCGCCTGCACACCACCGACCAGCCGGTTGCAGTGGAAAAAGATGGCGTCCTTCTGGGCTCCGGGTAGGATCGGGTTGGTGCAGATCGGTGCACAGGACGCGGCCATTGAGTGGTCCCAGATGGAGAGCGCATCGTACTGGTGCAGCAGAATCGTGGTGGCCACGTCGTCCGCCAGGATGCCGGTGAGCCGGGACGCACCGGAGAACAGGCCGACCATCTTGCGCCGCGCCTCGGAGAAGTGCTGCAGGCGCTTCTCCAGGTCGACCAGGTCCAGGAAGCCTTCGTGATTTTTCAGTATCCGCTCGATCTGCCAGCCGGCATCGATCCACGAGCGCAGGTTGGATACCGGTTCCGAGGTGCTCACGAACAGGATTGGCGGGGCCGCCGACGGGAGCTGAGTAATGTCGACCACGCTGTCCGAGAGGGCGGACGTGTTGGAGAAGCTGTTGTGCCGGATGGAAGTGCCGAGCTGGAGCGACTGTTGGTGCAGCGCGCTGAGCGATACGTTGGCACTGATGGCACTGTGAGAGTTGTTGTTGAACTGAGACTGGCTGAGGTCGCACACGTTCGGGTTGGACAGCAGGTAGCACAAACGTTCGGCGGGATTATCACAGAAAATGATCTCATCGTCTCCATTGGCACCGACTGCGGCACGCACCAGGTCCCGTGCTTCATTGCTGCAGGAAGGAGAAGGGGTGAGCAAGGGAGTAAACTCATTTTGCACATCGGAGTCTGTCATTATCGTTCATGGTTACTTACTCATATAACTGTGACTGCAATCCCGTGACGGCCGATATGCAGCTGATATCACCAAACGCCGGTAACACTTCTTTGTTTATGTAATCTTCTAAAAACTGCAGCGAACGGCCCGATGACGCATAGTCGGCATAAACCACTGTAAAAAGAAGAATGGACAACTATtagattaaataaatacagcattatttaaaaaaacaaacgatagTCCTTTCCTTTCCGTCTCATAACGTTCAATTCGAAATTGTTCACAACCACGTGCAATGTTTTCACATGTCACCCCTAGATGGCGCACCGCAATGACgccattttctttttcgaaCGTTTCGAACATCGCCCGTCAATCTTCGGGTCGCTTCGGCTTCTGCGGCTGCTTTCATGTTCAGTTCTCGATCAAACGTCAGAAAGTTTGTGTTTCGTTCCTTGTGCTGTGCATTATTTCTCGATTCGCTTGCATTTTTCACTGATTCCCCGCGATTTTAGTTCCGTTTTCATCGTCAACACTGTGCTGGAGCTGACGAAGATACAGCGAAGATGGAAACAATCTTTGAAATACAGCGGCGCTTGCACGAAGAGTGTGACCGGCTGGTGATGGCCATGTCGGAGGAGTTGATGATACCAAAGAAGACGGTaagtgaaacataaattacaccGAATACAGTACAATCGGTGCAAATTGTTTATAATCGCCTGTTTTATGTGCCCCTTTGCTTACCGCAGACTAAAGAGAAAGTGCTAGCGGACCACCGGATAAAGATCTATCTCGAGCGATACCAGACGTGCTCGAAGTCGCTGCTGGAGCTGTACCAGGACAAGGACGGCGAGCGGAAGCAGGAAATCACCAACATGAGCGTGAACGAGTTCAAAGAGTTTTACAGCCAGTTCAATGGGCTGATCGAGTTCCATTCCAACCACGGCAACAATGTGGCCGTACCGGCATCGATCGAGTTCGACAAGCTGAAGGAGCAGCTGAACGATCCGGCCTACCTGGCCGAGGTGGTGAAGTTTAGCGACGTGGAAAACTATGGCCAGTACTTGGATCTGCACGAATGCTACGACAACTTCGTCAATCTGAAGGGCATCGACAAGATCGACTACATTACGTATCTGTCGGAGTTTAACAAGTTCGCCGACATACCGCGCAAGCAGAAGAACCTCAAGTACAAGGGCTacctgcagctgctgcacgaCTATCTGCACTCGTTCATCACCCGCAGCAGGCCGCTGTTCTTCGAGCTGGAGCACACGGTGAAGCGCAACGAGCTGCAGTTCGAAGACATGTGGAAGAACGGCATCGTGCCGGGGTGGGAGAAGGTGCGCGACGTCGACGACGACGCGCTGATCAATTTGAACGAGTTCGGCAAATGGGAGGACCTCACGTACCTCGGGCTGGACCGGCTGAAGGCCGCCCTGCAGGCGCTCGGCATGAAGTGCGGCGGCACGCTGGAGGAGCGCGCGCAGCGCCTGTTCGCCTCGAAGGACGACAAAAACCAGGAGAACGAGCGCAAGCGGATGATGAACCTGAACAAGGAGAAGGATATCGCGCAGCTGGAGTACAAGATCGCGAAGCTGGCGGACCTGGTGGACGACCAGATTTACGAGACGAAGATCAACCTGCAGCGCAAGCAGGCCCGCTACACGCTGGACGAGAGCGACGAGGACAGCATGGACGAGGAGGAATCGGACGATGACGACGGCATCCCGTACAATCCGAAGAATCTGCCGCTCGGGTACGACGGCAAGCCGATCCCGTACTGGCTGTACAAGCTGCACCAGCTGCACTTTACGTACGAGTGCGAAATCTGCGGCAACTACAAGTACAACGGGCCGAAAGCGTTCCAGAACCACTTTTCCGAGTGGC comes from the Anopheles coluzzii chromosome 2, AcolN3, whole genome shotgun sequence genome and includes:
- the LOC120953771 gene encoding uncharacterized protein LOC120953771 isoform X2, with protein sequence MSFKKASRTKSLSLSGDDFPLRSVGGNVAGKPKAAFSTLKRPEDTLKIMKYIDDNVIGKGVAFLGPYGRRKVVYADYASSGRSLQFLEDYINKEVLPAFGDISCISAVTGLQSQLYDNEARDLVRAAVGANGDDEIIFCDNPAERLCYLLSNPNVCDLSQSQFNNNSHSAISANVSLSALHQQSLQLGTSIRHNSFSNTSALSDSVVDITQLPSAAPPILFVSTSEPVSNLRSWIDAGWQIERILKNHEGFLDLVDLEKRLQHFSEARRKMVGLFSGASRLTGILADDVATTILLHQYDALSIWDHSMAASCAPICTNPILPGAQKDAIFFHCNRLVGGVQAPGVLVIKRRLIEHSTSFMTDSVGVVGAVRAGLVLQLKESLGSQAIMGRMEKTCKQMLAHVRTIPEIVLLGPPCTTAKRLTTLCFMVRHPRGAFLHHRFVVAVLNDVFGIQATADNMMSDSLGINPQLMVEYEKLLHDESLKAGCLHPGYTRITFPFFMPEAEVAFILEALKMVATEAWKLLPQYEVDARSGEWRHHSNSLAKERKWLGAIRYIDGKMLFSDRRISGPGTFPQNYSDCLQTARNLFNRARKMAQRSTTDEIVLKLSHAAMEHLRWYMLSGEAHELLLGHSHSVKNCVPFDPTRIPENSSLMLIHRHHSLSALDIKRFKSRSLPASPLQISNRRQNSSSSSPYQSHSPTPTSSPPMVRFSVGGEVTPMLNVTSLASGHVSSTSAAGITVGPGGPIGRDMNVSRNRCHSWGAASYRTHIGGTGLTARDVDVSEAQSTDTHDFSDGSSVTTLQALGPHTRASLGLEPHHHQARSYQTQQSMPAAPSQQQQQQRPQLRRPLSMMGTGGASAPIPILPPSGRLPKQRSCSCSSQTDAVSLTQRNDSPPHPGTASPTPSLPNLRSLMGSSCSESTEDIQAYVKEMTKELATEIKSEIREVISKVEDVLESTDSIEMSSLVNFNSLGPQSHPAPADSKRDSICTSDVVDYLREFSKEMTNEVKSEIRDVVNAVDGIISPEGFLGARKNSPPDIVRSSNGGTAAAAAGGTSNAASVGGAAPHKLIRTVSADVDNTTHKPAIPPRRLISEPSGGSIVETSPNTDTASPNDRHPPGPADATTGKSPLTRQQHVLNRTPSGETVVGHVTPGTTGGVQWHQMPKEVWKQAAEALDEYRMLQEGDRVLVCLSGSSSTLCLLHLLRQFCQTRRLKVQLAAVTVGSADSGVDPRALMLYLKELDVPYFYEPLASHESLTDQLMHHARHRQYNVLAMASTLDKLADRFLTSLLHRGELCALPAVQRSEDVSKSHPEGAVRIIRPLLFLREKTFEQFAAAHGLPCRRTTERSGSNTGDRSLGELLQQQEQLNPLVYQNIRNALRPILSLRTEASKSAYEMLRSSLNTRE